The following proteins are encoded in a genomic region of Gemmatimonadota bacterium:
- a CDS encoding zinc-binding dehydrogenase, producing MPRAVVMPAPGAPLRLTEFPRPVLEPGAALLRVTYSEVCGTDVHLHHGRLTGVPYPIIPGHVSVGVIDEMNGRIDDLEGRPFALGDRVTFLDVHGTCGKCYQCLVAKQSTRCPHRKVYGITYSANDGLLGGWAEYLWMKPGVHMVRLPESLDEATFMGGGCGLVTAMHAVDRAEVRLGQNVAVLGVGPVGQSIIALSALSGANRIFAVGDPASRLAFAARMGATDTLGLDLSPEARRDAVLEATDGHGVDTVIEASGAPDAVLQAFDLVRDGGRIVICGHYTDNGDIRIHPHFHINRKHIEIRGCWGSDYSHFYRAVAVAAKHGDRIPWREMVERRYSLEEAQDALGAVERREVTKAIIVPR from the coding sequence ATGCCAAGAGCCGTCGTGATGCCCGCCCCTGGCGCCCCGTTGCGCCTGACGGAGTTCCCCCGCCCCGTCCTCGAGCCCGGTGCCGCGCTCCTTCGCGTGACCTACTCCGAGGTGTGCGGTACCGATGTGCACCTGCATCACGGGCGACTGACGGGGGTGCCGTACCCGATCATCCCGGGACACGTCTCGGTGGGGGTGATCGACGAGATGAATGGCCGCATCGACGACCTCGAGGGGCGCCCCTTCGCGCTCGGCGATCGCGTGACCTTCCTCGACGTGCATGGCACCTGCGGCAAGTGCTATCAGTGCCTCGTGGCCAAGCAGTCCACGCGCTGCCCGCATCGCAAGGTGTACGGCATCACCTACAGCGCGAATGACGGGCTGCTGGGCGGGTGGGCCGAGTACCTGTGGATGAAGCCGGGGGTGCACATGGTGCGCCTCCCCGAGTCGCTCGACGAGGCGACCTTCATGGGGGGTGGGTGCGGGCTGGTGACGGCGATGCATGCCGTCGACCGCGCGGAGGTGCGCCTGGGGCAGAACGTGGCCGTGCTCGGCGTCGGCCCGGTGGGCCAATCGATCATCGCGCTCTCGGCGCTCTCGGGGGCCAATCGCATCTTCGCGGTTGGCGATCCTGCGTCGCGGCTGGCGTTCGCCGCGCGCATGGGGGCGACGGACACGCTGGGACTCGACCTGTCACCGGAGGCGCGGCGCGATGCGGTACTCGAAGCCACGGATGGCCACGGCGTCGACACCGTGATCGAGGCGAGCGGAGCTCCCGACGCGGTGCTGCAGGCGTTCGACCTCGTACGCGATGGTGGGCGGATCGTGATCTGCGGACACTACACCGACAACGGCGACATCCGCATCCATCCGCATTTTCACATCAACCGCAAGCACATCGAGATTCGCGGCTGCTGGGGGAGCGACTATTCGCACTTCTACCGGGCCGTGGCGGTCGCCGCCAAGCATGGCGACCGCATCCCGTGGCGCGAGATGGTGGAGCGGCGCTACTCGCTCGAGGAGGCGCAGGACGCGCTGGGCGCGGTGGAGCGGCGTGAGGTGACGAAGGCGATCATCGTCCCCCGGTGA
- a CDS encoding YhbY family RNA-binding protein, giving the protein MKGKERAELRAEAHHLDPMVHIGHQGLTDTAFGALDDALRTHELVKVAVARTLEESPRELANQMAEALGADVIQAIGRKVTLYRHNPELWEKPRKLPPWKA; this is encoded by the coding sequence ATGAAGGGAAAGGAACGCGCGGAGTTGCGCGCCGAAGCGCATCACCTCGACCCGATGGTCCACATCGGGCATCAGGGGCTCACCGACACCGCATTCGGCGCGCTCGATGACGCCCTGCGGACGCACGAGCTGGTGAAGGTGGCCGTGGCGCGCACCCTCGAGGAGTCGCCCCGCGAACTCGCCAACCAGATGGCCGAAGCGTTAGGCGCCGACGTCATCCAGGCCATCGGGCGCAAGGTGACGCTGTACCGGCACAACCCGGAGTTGTGGGAAAAGCCGCGCAAGCTGCCGCCCTGGAAGGCGTAG
- a CDS encoding xanthine dehydrogenase family protein subunit M has translation MSPFQYARPTSLDDAVAKLQAPGALPLGGGTDLLPQVRDALANPEVLVDLRRIPFSADITWLEDGGVRIGASARLAHLARHAELREAFPLLTEGCAAVGSAALRTMGTLGGNLCQRPRCWYFRHGFSCHKNGGDTCRAEVGENQYHAILGGGPCFAVHPSDPAVALTALEAIVHVAGATGEREVAVADFYREAARPGGRETQLAPGDIVTAVTIPGLSRGGRQRYEKVMQRGAFDFALVSVAAIKRRDGEVRLVLGGVAPHPWRVTDSIEEDVASGGLSGDDIETLGLRALYDARPLAHNGYKVDIASAILSRGIAFLEGR, from the coding sequence ATGTCGCCCTTCCAGTACGCTCGACCCACGTCGCTCGACGATGCCGTCGCCAAGCTGCAGGCCCCCGGCGCCCTCCCCCTGGGCGGGGGGACCGACCTCCTGCCGCAGGTCCGCGACGCCCTGGCCAACCCCGAGGTGCTGGTCGACCTGCGTCGCATCCCCTTCTCCGCCGACATCACGTGGCTGGAGGACGGCGGTGTGCGCATCGGCGCCTCCGCGCGACTGGCGCACCTCGCACGGCACGCCGAGTTGCGCGAGGCCTTTCCCCTCCTGACAGAGGGCTGCGCGGCGGTGGGATCGGCGGCGTTGCGCACGATGGGGACGCTCGGCGGCAACCTCTGCCAGCGACCGCGATGCTGGTACTTCCGGCATGGCTTCTCCTGCCACAAGAACGGCGGGGACACGTGCCGCGCCGAGGTGGGGGAGAACCAGTATCACGCGATCCTGGGCGGTGGGCCGTGCTTCGCCGTGCATCCGTCGGACCCCGCGGTCGCGCTGACGGCGCTCGAGGCGATCGTGCACGTGGCAGGAGCAACGGGGGAGCGCGAGGTCGCCGTGGCCGACTTCTATCGAGAGGCCGCCCGTCCCGGCGGGCGCGAGACGCAGCTTGCGCCTGGCGACATCGTCACCGCGGTGACCATCCCGGGGCTCTCGCGCGGCGGGCGACAGCGCTACGAAAAGGTGATGCAGCGCGGCGCCTTCGACTTCGCGCTCGTCTCGGTCGCGGCGATCAAGCGACGGGACGGCGAGGTGCGCCTCGTGCTGGGTGGAGTGGCCCCGCACCCGTGGCGCGTCACCGATTCCATCGAGGAGGACGTCGCGTCGGGCGGGTTGAGCGGCGACGACATCGAGACGCTTGGCCTGCGCGCGCTGTACGACGCGCGTCCGCTGGCACACAACGGCTACAAAGTCGACATCGCGAGCGCCATCCTCTCGCGCGGGATCGCCTTTCTCGAAGGGCGTTAG
- a CDS encoding M23 family metallopeptidase — translation MVIAACSPGLTPLPGPADPAPDPMELPIPADPASAGVAASDVATLLRAKRLMVPVAGVAPERVPDTFTARRGTRIHSALDIMAPRGTPVLSADAGKVFKVRSNNLGGRTVYALDAQERFVYYYAHLDRYADGLAEGQALQPGDVIGYVGTTGNAPPNAPHLHFQLLLYRGNGRWWDGDPLNPRPFLARAGRVRTPS, via the coding sequence GTGGTGATCGCCGCGTGCTCCCCCGGGCTCACCCCGCTGCCGGGGCCGGCCGATCCCGCCCCCGACCCGATGGAACTGCCGATTCCGGCGGACCCCGCCAGTGCCGGGGTCGCGGCGAGCGACGTCGCGACGCTCCTGCGAGCCAAACGGCTGATGGTGCCGGTGGCCGGCGTCGCCCCCGAGCGCGTCCCCGACACCTTCACCGCCCGGCGCGGGACTCGCATCCACTCGGCGCTCGACATCATGGCGCCGCGCGGCACACCAGTGCTCAGCGCCGATGCCGGCAAGGTCTTCAAGGTCCGCTCCAACAACCTCGGGGGACGCACCGTGTACGCCCTCGATGCGCAGGAGCGCTTCGTGTACTACTACGCGCACCTCGATCGCTACGCCGACGGGCTGGCCGAGGGACAGGCGCTGCAACCCGGGGACGTGATCGGCTACGTTGGTACCACCGGAAATGCGCCGCCCAACGCGCCGCATCTCCACTTCCAGCTGTTGTTGTATCGCGGGAACGGTCGCTGGTGGGATGGCGACCCGCTCAATCCGCGACCATTCCTCGCCAGGGCGGGCCGGGTCCGCACACCATCATGA
- a CDS encoding alpha/beta hydrolase — protein MQHGALHHGASRHDAASPVIAARTLRRHGWLAPLAAVILATGCARAPSPDVAPRTMVADTVWYVSARARVDGIDSQLLADSLEYGFAILTRERVADPYTDAVDVTIADSVRLSEADFVARLRARTDAGVAPDDFAVLYVHGYATSLHEAWTYAAVARVRTGADAPWIAFAWPSNGSGIASPRIGALFARAYHDDSAAAASSRPAFVRALRSVIAGTVASRLVLAPHSLGAQVVGESLADDLPLRITLGATPLRAVAFIAPDVESRRFAEYIVPAVSPLTRRVLLYASSGDRVLALSRGINKSQRAGLHDGTPLTHDGLETVDVSDGVGAGGWLQRVFGTHHAIRRASGTLFDLARVVGAERVPDCRLTLGTATLGGDRIWRLGPAIPRGAAPEQRCAATHP, from the coding sequence TTGCAACACGGTGCGTTGCACCACGGCGCGTCGCGCCACGATGCGGCATCGCCGGTGATCGCGGCGCGCACGCTCCGGCGACACGGGTGGCTGGCACCGCTGGCGGCCGTCATCCTGGCGACGGGGTGCGCGCGCGCCCCCTCCCCCGACGTCGCCCCCCGCACGATGGTGGCCGACACGGTGTGGTACGTCTCGGCGCGCGCGCGCGTGGACGGCATCGACTCGCAACTCCTGGCCGATTCGCTGGAGTACGGGTTCGCCATCCTGACGCGGGAGCGCGTGGCCGATCCGTACACCGACGCGGTGGACGTCACGATCGCCGATTCCGTTCGACTCTCCGAGGCTGACTTCGTCGCGCGCCTGCGCGCGCGAACGGACGCCGGCGTGGCCCCGGACGATTTCGCCGTGCTCTACGTCCATGGGTACGCCACCTCGCTCCACGAGGCGTGGACGTACGCGGCGGTCGCGCGCGTTCGCACGGGGGCCGACGCGCCGTGGATCGCCTTCGCCTGGCCGTCGAACGGGTCGGGGATCGCCTCGCCGCGCATCGGGGCGCTGTTCGCCCGCGCCTACCACGATGACTCGGCGGCGGCCGCCTCCAGTCGCCCCGCCTTCGTCCGCGCGCTGCGCAGCGTGATCGCGGGCACCGTGGCCTCGCGCCTCGTACTCGCACCACATTCGTTAGGCGCTCAGGTGGTCGGCGAGTCACTGGCCGACGACCTGCCGCTGCGCATCACCCTCGGTGCCACCCCCCTGCGGGCCGTGGCCTTCATCGCCCCCGACGTCGAGTCGCGACGCTTCGCCGAGTACATCGTCCCCGCCGTCTCGCCGCTCACGCGGCGCGTGCTGCTGTACGCGTCGTCCGGCGATCGCGTGCTCGCCCTCTCGCGTGGGATCAACAAGTCACAACGGGCCGGGCTGCACGACGGAACGCCGCTCACGCACGATGGACTCGAGACCGTCGACGTCTCAGATGGCGTGGGTGCCGGGGGATGGCTGCAGCGGGTGTTTGGCACGCACCACGCCATCCGCCGCGCGTCAGGGACGCTGTTTGACCTGGCCCGGGTGGTCGGGGCCGAGCGCGTCCCGGACTGCCGCCTCACGCTCGGGACGGCGACGCTCGGCGGCGACCGGATCTGGCGGCTGGGACCGGCCATTCCGCGCGGGGCAGCCCCCGAACAGCGCTGCGCCGCGACACATCCCTAG